The Cohnella abietis genome has a segment encoding these proteins:
- a CDS encoding DHA2 family efflux MFS transporter permease subunit has product MTAKQAATTAPSSEEFSIKKIIAPLLAVIIGMIMVILDSTVVNVAIPNLQQSFGSSLKAIQWTITGYTLALAAVIPLAGWMTDRFGAKRIFLITIALFTIGSVLCAVAQTADQLVLFRVIQGLGGGMVSPIGMAMIFKLAPPDKRGAVMGMLGIPMLLAPATGPILSGWIIGFATWHWIFLINLPIGIAALIVGSKYLPNIERNKTPALDIIGMILAPIAFSMLAYGVSEGGADWSSNRTLTGLIVGGVALIAFIIVELRQKQPLLELRVFGSSDFTRGVILTWFSQIALMGSILMVPLYLQNVLGFTALKSGLTTLPMALTSVVFMPLGGRLFDKVGARPLAFVGLGIISGALFILSQIDMETTRAMIMFPLGMMGAGMGLSMMALNTHVLNSAPRRLVSRVTPLTTASQQVIMSFAIAGLTGYLTSRITKHITEMGGDPMVMRDSPAVTAAFGDIFFVTACIAAVGVVLSLILRKPRKKPEDDLLETEGKPDASMMMGH; this is encoded by the coding sequence ATGACCGCAAAGCAAGCAGCTACTACCGCACCATCATCTGAAGAGTTTTCCATCAAAAAGATCATTGCACCTCTTCTCGCCGTCATTATCGGAATGATTATGGTTATTCTCGACAGCACAGTCGTCAATGTCGCCATTCCTAATCTGCAGCAGTCCTTTGGCTCTTCGCTAAAAGCGATACAATGGACGATCACTGGTTATACACTCGCCCTGGCCGCTGTTATCCCTCTAGCCGGGTGGATGACTGACAGATTTGGTGCTAAAAGGATATTCCTTATTACTATCGCTTTATTCACGATCGGCTCGGTGTTATGTGCCGTTGCCCAAACAGCTGACCAGCTCGTTCTATTTCGGGTTATTCAAGGACTCGGCGGCGGAATGGTATCCCCCATTGGGATGGCGATGATCTTCAAGCTAGCTCCTCCCGACAAAAGGGGAGCCGTTATGGGGATGCTCGGTATTCCGATGCTTCTCGCCCCAGCCACTGGACCTATCCTATCTGGTTGGATAATCGGCTTCGCTACCTGGCATTGGATTTTCCTTATTAATTTACCTATCGGTATCGCTGCATTAATCGTCGGCAGCAAATATTTGCCTAATATCGAACGAAACAAAACACCTGCACTAGATATTATTGGAATGATCCTAGCTCCTATTGCGTTCTCTATGCTGGCATACGGTGTAAGCGAAGGGGGAGCGGATTGGTCTTCTAACCGAACACTGACAGGCTTAATCGTGGGTGGCGTTGCTCTAATCGCATTTATTATCGTTGAGCTACGTCAGAAGCAACCTCTGCTAGAGCTAAGAGTATTCGGCTCGTCCGATTTCACTCGTGGCGTTATTCTAACTTGGTTTTCCCAAATTGCTCTGATGGGTTCAATCCTTATGGTGCCCTTGTACTTGCAGAACGTGCTCGGTTTTACAGCATTGAAAAGCGGATTAACTACGCTGCCTATGGCACTTACCTCCGTTGTTTTCATGCCACTTGGGGGTCGATTGTTCGACAAGGTTGGAGCTCGTCCGCTCGCCTTTGTCGGATTAGGCATCATTTCCGGTGCTCTCTTCATACTTTCCCAGATCGATATGGAGACGACCAGAGCAATGATCATGTTTCCTCTAGGCATGATGGGTGCAGGAATGGGATTATCGATGATGGCGCTAAATACCCATGTTTTGAACTCCGCACCACGCAGACTCGTTAGCCGGGTAACTCCACTAACTACTGCGAGCCAACAAGTCATTATGTCATTCGCCATTGCTGGCTTAACAGGCTATCTGACTTCTAGGATAACAAAGCATATTACAGAAATGGGTGGAGACCCGATGGTTATGAGGGATTCTCCTGCTGTTACCGCTGCTTTTGGAGACATCTTCTTCGTAACAGCTTGTATTGCCGCTGTGGGCGTCGTATTAAGCCTTATTCTACGTAAGCCGCGGAAAAAACCAGAAGATGATCTATTGGAAACGGAAGGTAAGCCTGATGCATCCATGATGATGGGGCACTAA
- a CDS encoding DUF3048 domain-containing protein, translating to MTQRLRIAMQLTLAAALVGLTACGGSKETVTQPTETVLPTASASETPSETETIPVASFLAPLTGLPVEREVTNRPFAVMINNLAPARPQSGLTQADTVWELMAEGGITRLVAIFQSKEFTDPIGPIRSIRPYFIQVGEFYNGVLVHVGASNDALAILQDQHKESLDEINNAGAYFYRDKSRKAPHNVYSTLEKLTAGAAKRKYKDIVSVPLLTFNKAPSALITAAPATQVEIKFMLSDYKVSYTYDSTTELYSRFINGKPHIDKNNDQQLTATNLVVLSTKHVTYDKVGRLEVNLDSGGNAVLMQNGKAIICTWERKKGDVIRLKKDGEELPFLPGVTYYHVVSNSSPMDKHLTYQ from the coding sequence ATGACGCAACGATTACGAATCGCGATGCAGCTTACTCTTGCGGCCGCGCTCGTAGGTTTAACCGCATGCGGTGGATCTAAGGAGACTGTGACGCAGCCGACTGAAACTGTATTGCCAACGGCGAGCGCCTCTGAAACTCCAAGCGAAACAGAAACAATACCTGTTGCTAGCTTTCTTGCTCCGCTGACAGGCTTGCCTGTTGAGAGGGAAGTGACGAACAGACCCTTCGCTGTCATGATCAATAACCTTGCCCCAGCTCGGCCGCAATCGGGACTCACACAAGCGGATACTGTATGGGAGTTAATGGCTGAAGGAGGAATTACGCGGCTAGTAGCTATATTCCAAAGCAAGGAATTTACAGATCCAATAGGACCTATCCGCAGCATCCGTCCTTATTTTATTCAAGTAGGTGAATTCTACAACGGAGTTCTCGTTCATGTAGGAGCAAGTAACGATGCACTTGCAATCCTTCAGGATCAGCACAAGGAAAGTTTAGACGAGATTAATAATGCAGGCGCTTACTTTTACCGAGATAAGTCCCGTAAGGCACCGCATAACGTATATTCTACTCTAGAGAAATTAACTGCAGGCGCTGCTAAGCGCAAATACAAGGATATCGTATCAGTGCCTTTGCTTACCTTTAATAAAGCACCGTCAGCATTAATAACTGCAGCACCAGCAACCCAGGTTGAAATTAAATTCATGCTTTCGGATTATAAGGTATCCTACACTTACGATAGCACTACAGAGCTTTATTCCAGATTCATTAACGGCAAACCACATATTGATAAGAACAATGATCAGCAGCTAACGGCAACGAACTTAGTCGTGCTCTCCACCAAGCATGTTACCTACGATAAGGTAGGAAGGCTTGAGGTGAACTTGGATAGCGGCGGTAATGCGGTTCTCATGCAGAACGGTAAAGCGATCATTTGTACATGGGAGCGTAAAAAGGGTGACGTTATCCGCCTGAAGAAGGATGGGGAGGAGCTGCCTTTCCTGCCGGGAGTTACTTACTATCACGTGGTGTCTAATTCGTCCCCGATGGATAAGCATCTTACATATCAGTAA
- a CDS encoding class I SAM-dependent methyltransferase has product MSSLYPIYIQFPIVPKPRFGGDQPPHSFLYDIINSNRLDYEVELRSFLQFEKEFASIGVHPDPDSPEQPSWNNSWFSGLDAVALYGYMANGNPARYYEIGSGFSTKFARRAVVDHGLQTAIVSIDPFPRDEIDDLCDKVIRQPLEDTDIRLFEELESGDILFVDSSHYVFQNSDANIVFLEILPRLKPGVRVHFHDIFLPEDYPASWSHRFYNEQYLLAAYLLAQGPSYKITFPSYFVSQDSGLKQIVKPIVDILERQGLPFSGGGSFWIVKS; this is encoded by the coding sequence ATGAGCTCGCTGTATCCAATCTATATCCAATTTCCGATTGTGCCTAAACCGAGATTCGGTGGCGATCAACCGCCGCACAGCTTTCTATACGACATTATTAACAGTAACCGGCTAGACTACGAGGTGGAATTACGCTCCTTTCTCCAATTTGAGAAGGAATTTGCAAGCATTGGAGTTCATCCCGACCCGGATAGCCCAGAGCAGCCGTCCTGGAACAATAGCTGGTTTAGTGGATTAGATGCAGTTGCATTATACGGCTATATGGCCAATGGCAATCCGGCTCGATACTATGAGATCGGCTCTGGATTTTCCACCAAATTCGCTAGACGAGCAGTTGTAGACCATGGATTGCAAACGGCTATTGTCTCGATTGACCCTTTTCCAAGGGATGAGATTGATGATTTATGCGACAAGGTTATTCGGCAGCCACTAGAGGATACCGATATTCGGTTGTTCGAGGAGCTCGAGTCAGGAGACATTCTGTTCGTTGATAGCAGTCACTATGTATTCCAGAACTCAGATGCCAATATTGTATTTCTAGAAATACTGCCTCGCTTAAAGCCGGGAGTTAGAGTCCATTTTCACGATATATTCTTGCCTGAGGATTACCCCGCATCATGGTCTCACCGATTCTATAATGAGCAATATCTGCTAGCTGCCTATCTATTAGCTCAAGGGCCATCGTACAAAATAACCTTTCCTAGCTATTTCGTCTCCCAAGACTCTGGTCTGAAGCAAATCGTGAAGCCGATAGTGGATATTCTGGAACGACAGGGTTTGCCATTCTCAGGCGGAGGCTCGTTCTGGATCGTTAAATCGTAG
- a CDS encoding alpha/beta hydrolase family protein, with product MERPFTIQHDINISLAATIHYPSNESKETDKKMPLVIICHGFVGSRIGVDRLFLLASRELANKGFLVLRFDFAGCGESSGVYGEHGLDSMIAQTRSVLDYGLSLDCVDPLRVTLLGHSLGGAVALLTGTKDRRVKSLALWSPVAHPFNDILKIVGRGVYDESVKKGYADYHGYRLKPEFFESLQQHQPFQEAPQFNGDVFIAHGTSDDTIPTDYSFLLEKTFWLRGEGRCDKNIIFQADHTYTQGAHKFELYQSTVDWLGTHEKRQQDWQHWSI from the coding sequence ATGGAAAGACCATTCACAATACAACATGACATTAATATTTCTCTGGCAGCGACCATTCATTATCCTTCCAATGAAAGCAAGGAAACGGACAAAAAAATGCCCTTGGTTATTATTTGCCACGGATTCGTAGGTAGTCGGATCGGGGTAGATAGACTGTTTCTGCTGGCAAGCAGGGAATTGGCTAACAAGGGGTTCCTTGTTCTGCGTTTTGATTTTGCAGGATGCGGAGAAAGCAGTGGGGTCTATGGAGAGCACGGACTGGATTCGATGATTGCTCAGACTCGTTCAGTGTTAGATTATGGACTAAGCCTAGATTGCGTAGATCCGCTACGAGTAACCTTGCTAGGACATAGCTTGGGTGGTGCAGTGGCGTTGTTGACGGGAACGAAGGATCGTCGTGTAAAATCATTGGCGCTTTGGTCGCCGGTAGCCCATCCGTTCAACGATATATTAAAGATTGTAGGACGCGGTGTATACGATGAATCGGTCAAGAAGGGTTATGCAGATTACCACGGCTACCGATTGAAGCCAGAATTTTTCGAGTCGCTGCAGCAGCATCAACCGTTTCAGGAAGCACCTCAGTTCAACGGAGATGTGTTCATCGCACATGGAACCTCCGACGACACGATTCCAACAGATTACAGCTTTTTGCTAGAGAAAACGTTCTGGCTAAGGGGCGAGGGTCGCTGCGATAAGAACATTATTTTTCAAGCGGACCATACCTATACCCAAGGTGCACACAAGTTTGAGCTGTATCAATCGACAGTAGATTGGTTGGGAACTCACGAGAAGCGTCAGCAGGATTGGCAGCATTGGAGTATTTAA
- a CDS encoding IS4 family transposase has protein sequence MDKNTTKSVITEYLSPLNHNFLLAAIQSRGLDRYVKKLHTFVALQLFVFAQLMQTPSYASLSLLLNTNRKLQKTVGLSSISTAQLSSKWRDLDHSFLAYVFGHIAGQATKKFGSAKTTQKLRALHLVDASTITMCLSKYRWATYSKKKAGVRLHLRFIHSDAAFFPEKVVLTSGNVHERKYMGELVSADKEVLNIFDRGYVDYKKFDTYCNNGVRFVTRLRQSACMKVLEERAVASDANVGDATVLLGSDVSAYKMKNPLRLITCFDEKGEQVLICTNDFELSVEEIADIYRNRWQIEIFFKWIKQHLHVKHFYGTSRNAVYNQIYAALIAYCLVLLTRDELHYRGTLWELTKSIRMCWYENLIHFVKLLFRPPKQKSGGRQKSKAERLFKETQLQYESGECDHLDDLTYDPIA, from the coding sequence ATGGACAAGAATACTACAAAATCGGTCATAACGGAATACCTTTCCCCGTTAAACCACAATTTTTTATTGGCTGCCATTCAAAGTCGCGGATTAGATCGTTACGTCAAAAAGCTTCATACATTTGTTGCCTTACAATTATTCGTGTTTGCCCAATTGATGCAAACCCCATCTTACGCCAGTCTTAGCTTGCTTTTGAATACAAACAGGAAGCTTCAAAAGACAGTTGGTCTCTCCTCCATTAGTACGGCGCAGCTCTCTAGCAAATGGCGAGACTTAGATCACTCGTTTCTCGCTTATGTGTTTGGCCACATTGCAGGGCAAGCGACCAAAAAATTCGGTTCGGCGAAAACCACCCAGAAGCTCCGTGCGCTTCATCTCGTAGACGCATCTACCATTACGATGTGCTTGTCGAAGTATCGTTGGGCGACATACTCGAAGAAAAAAGCTGGCGTCAGATTGCACCTCAGATTCATTCATTCGGACGCCGCTTTCTTTCCTGAAAAGGTCGTTTTAACCAGTGGAAACGTGCATGAGCGAAAATACATGGGTGAGCTAGTCTCTGCGGATAAAGAGGTACTGAATATCTTCGATCGCGGTTACGTCGATTATAAGAAGTTTGATACCTACTGCAACAACGGCGTTCGGTTCGTCACCCGACTGAGACAAAGCGCATGCATGAAAGTGTTGGAAGAACGCGCTGTGGCATCTGACGCCAATGTAGGTGATGCAACGGTTCTGCTCGGTAGCGACGTTTCGGCATACAAAATGAAAAATCCGCTCAGATTGATCACATGCTTCGACGAAAAGGGCGAGCAAGTGCTCATCTGCACCAACGATTTTGAACTGAGTGTGGAAGAGATCGCCGATATTTATCGTAATCGGTGGCAGATCGAGATCTTTTTCAAGTGGATTAAGCAACACTTGCATGTGAAGCACTTCTACGGAACGAGCAGAAATGCGGTGTACAATCAGATCTATGCAGCATTAATCGCTTATTGCTTGGTCCTGCTTACACGAGATGAGCTTCACTACAGAGGTACGCTTTGGGAATTAACGAAAAGCATTAGAATGTGTTGGTACGAAAACCTCATACACTTCGTAAAGTTGCTGTTTCGACCACCAAAGCAAAAGTCTGGGGGCAGGCAAAAGTCAAAAGCAGAACGACTGTTTAAAGAAACTCAATTACAATACGAAAGTGGCGAATGCGACCACCTGGACGACTTGACGTACGACCCAATCGCCTGA
- the purD gene encoding phosphoribosylamine--glycine ligase produces the protein MKVLVIGRGGREHAIIWALKKSAKIKQIYCAPGNAGTAQLADNVDIGELEFERLVTFAREQAIDLVVVGPDDPLAAGIVDEFEAAAIPVYGPRKNAAEIEGSKIFMKDLLRKYNIPTAKYETFTDYATASAYLKQQPLPIVIKADGLAAGKGVAVCFTAEEADKALAETMVDKSFGAAGDKVVIEEFLEGQEMSILAFVDGDTVRAMSPAQDHKQVFDNDKGPNTGGMGTYSPLPHIAQSIIDESIENIIKPTARAMVSEGRPFRGVLFAGLIITKDGPKTIEFNARFGDPETQVVLPRLQTDLLDIFLASIDGSLQDIDIQWSDEAAVCVVLASEGYPGSYPKGFAIEGLDKVSEQEALVFHAGTALKDGQVVTNGGRVLGIVGRGSDIAQARTNAYEAAERITFQGKQNRTDIAAKALR, from the coding sequence ATGAAGGTTCTAGTTATAGGACGCGGCGGGCGTGAGCACGCGATTATCTGGGCGCTTAAGAAGAGTGCTAAGATCAAACAAATCTATTGCGCTCCAGGTAATGCTGGAACGGCTCAATTAGCGGACAATGTCGATATCGGGGAATTGGAATTCGAGCGCCTCGTGACATTCGCGCGGGAGCAAGCCATTGATCTCGTTGTAGTCGGACCTGATGATCCGCTTGCTGCAGGCATTGTGGATGAGTTCGAAGCGGCAGCTATTCCGGTTTACGGACCACGTAAAAATGCGGCTGAAATCGAAGGTAGCAAAATTTTCATGAAAGACCTGCTGCGCAAATACAACATCCCGACAGCTAAATACGAGACTTTTACTGATTACGCGACAGCTTCGGCCTATCTCAAGCAACAGCCTTTACCCATTGTCATAAAGGCGGATGGTTTGGCTGCTGGTAAAGGAGTCGCAGTTTGTTTCACTGCTGAAGAGGCTGATAAGGCACTAGCAGAAACAATGGTGGACAAATCATTCGGTGCCGCTGGAGACAAAGTTGTAATCGAAGAGTTTCTAGAGGGGCAAGAAATGTCCATATTGGCTTTTGTCGATGGGGATACGGTTCGTGCAATGTCTCCTGCTCAGGATCATAAGCAAGTATTCGATAATGATAAGGGGCCGAACACAGGAGGAATGGGTACATACTCTCCGCTTCCTCATATCGCCCAATCTATTATTGATGAGTCAATCGAGAATATCATCAAGCCGACCGCTCGTGCTATGGTTTCGGAGGGTCGTCCATTCCGTGGAGTTTTGTTCGCAGGTCTTATAATTACGAAGGACGGCCCTAAGACGATTGAATTTAACGCTCGTTTTGGAGATCCGGAAACTCAGGTGGTTTTGCCGCGATTACAGACGGATTTGCTTGATATCTTCCTAGCTTCCATTGATGGAAGTCTACAGGACATCGATATTCAGTGGAGCGATGAAGCTGCAGTATGCGTTGTGCTCGCTTCTGAGGGGTATCCTGGCTCTTATCCGAAGGGATTTGCTATTGAAGGACTGGATAAGGTTAGTGAGCAAGAGGCGTTGGTATTCCATGCAGGGACCGCTCTTAAGGATGGTCAGGTTGTTACGAACGGCGGTAGGGTGCTAGGTATAGTCGGGCGTGGCTCAGATATTGCACAGGCACGGACTAATGCTTATGAAGCAGCAGAGCGTATCACGTTCCAAGGCAAACAGAACCGCACAGATATTGCGGCTAAAGCGCTACGTTAA
- the purH gene encoding bifunctional phosphoribosylaminoimidazolecarboxamide formyltransferase/IMP cyclohydrolase, with translation MAIRRALVSVSDKTGIVELCRELAEQGVQVISTGGTKTLLEKEKVPVIGISEVTGFPEILDGRVKTLHPAVHSGLLAVRDDAEHIKQMEELNLDYIDLVVVNLYPFKETIAKPDVSYEDAIENIDIGGPTMLRSAAKNHAFVTVVVDAGDYAQVLEEVRSGGDTTLETRKRLAAKVFRHTSAYDALISDYFAKQLDNPLPESLTFTYEKVQELRYGENPHQKAAFYRKPLSSEGNITSAEQLHGKELSYNNINDANAALAIVKEFDEPAVVAVKHMNPCGVGIGSNIDEAYVKAYESDPTSIFGGIVAANRTIGAETAVRLNDLFLEIVIAPDFTPEALEILQRKKNIRLMRIGNLTSAAERNSEWLVTSVEGGMLVQQSDVHSLTDADITVVTNRAPTDEELKQLLFSWKIVKHVKSNAILLASNNMTVGVGAGQMNRVGAARIALQQAGDKAVGAVLASDAFFPMGDTVELAAKAGITAIIQPGGSIKDQESIDAANANNIAMIVTGVRHFKH, from the coding sequence GTGGCGATCAGAAGAGCGCTAGTCAGTGTCTCGGACAAAACAGGTATTGTGGAATTGTGCCGAGAGCTTGCGGAGCAAGGCGTACAGGTGATTTCGACAGGCGGAACAAAGACATTGTTAGAGAAGGAAAAGGTACCCGTTATCGGTATCTCTGAGGTTACTGGCTTCCCCGAAATTCTAGACGGTCGCGTAAAGACGCTTCATCCTGCCGTACATAGCGGATTGCTCGCTGTTCGTGATGACGCTGAGCATATTAAGCAAATGGAAGAATTGAACTTAGATTATATCGATCTTGTCGTGGTGAACCTGTATCCTTTCAAAGAAACAATCGCTAAGCCGGATGTTTCCTATGAGGATGCGATTGAGAACATTGATATCGGCGGACCGACTATGCTACGCTCTGCAGCTAAAAACCATGCATTCGTTACTGTTGTCGTGGATGCTGGGGACTACGCTCAAGTGCTGGAGGAAGTACGCAGCGGTGGAGACACAACACTCGAAACCCGCAAGCGTCTCGCAGCCAAAGTATTCCGTCATACTTCCGCTTACGATGCACTGATTTCGGATTATTTTGCCAAGCAGTTGGATAACCCTCTTCCTGAAAGCTTGACGTTCACATACGAGAAAGTACAGGAGCTTCGCTACGGCGAGAATCCGCACCAGAAGGCTGCTTTTTATCGCAAGCCGTTATCTTCCGAAGGCAACATCACTTCGGCTGAGCAATTGCACGGCAAAGAGCTGAGCTACAACAATATAAACGACGCTAATGCTGCGCTTGCTATCGTTAAGGAATTCGATGAGCCTGCTGTCGTAGCGGTCAAGCATATGAACCCTTGCGGTGTAGGTATAGGCTCAAACATTGATGAAGCTTATGTAAAAGCTTATGAATCCGATCCAACCTCCATTTTCGGAGGAATTGTTGCGGCAAACCGGACAATCGGAGCTGAGACAGCGGTAAGATTGAATGATTTGTTCCTAGAAATCGTTATTGCTCCTGATTTTACACCAGAAGCTTTGGAAATTCTTCAGCGTAAGAAGAACATTCGCCTCATGCGTATTGGAAACCTTACATCCGCTGCAGAACGTAATTCCGAATGGCTCGTAACGAGCGTAGAAGGTGGTATGCTTGTACAGCAAAGCGATGTGCATAGTTTAACTGACGCTGATATTACAGTCGTTACGAACCGTGCACCGACGGATGAAGAGCTGAAGCAATTGCTGTTTAGCTGGAAAATCGTCAAGCATGTGAAGTCGAACGCTATTTTGCTAGCTAGCAACAATATGACGGTCGGCGTTGGTGCTGGACAGATGAATCGTGTCGGTGCCGCTCGTATCGCGCTTCAGCAAGCTGGAGATAAGGCAGTTGGTGCCGTATTGGCATCCGATGCGTTCTTCCCTATGGGAGATACAGTAGAGCTTGCTGCAAAAGCGGGTATTACCGCAATTATTCAGCCAGGCGGTTCGATTAAGGACCAAGAATCAATCGATGCAGCTAATGCTAATAACATTGCTATGATTGTAACGGGCGTTCGTCATTTCAAACATTAA
- the purN gene encoding phosphoribosylglycinamide formyltransferase: MTATSGGDQVAPKPAAPIKIAVFASGSGSNFQALAENVRDGRIHASIELVVCDKPSAYVLERARNFQVETYTFSPKQYASRQAYEEEIVAMLQAKGIDLIVMAGYMRLVTSVLVEPYYGRMINIHPALLPAFPGINGVGQALEYGAKITGATVHFVDGGTDTGPIIAQQAVQIDDQDTLETLGARIQKAEYELLPKVVGWIAEGRVSLDGRKVTINN; this comes from the coding sequence ATGACTGCAACGAGTGGGGGAGATCAGGTAGCACCCAAGCCTGCCGCCCCAATTAAGATAGCTGTATTCGCATCGGGAAGCGGGAGTAATTTCCAAGCCCTTGCGGAAAATGTTCGGGATGGACGAATTCATGCGTCCATTGAGCTAGTCGTGTGTGACAAACCATCGGCTTATGTGCTTGAGCGTGCTCGGAATTTTCAAGTGGAAACGTACACCTTTTCGCCTAAGCAGTATGCATCCAGACAAGCTTATGAGGAAGAGATTGTAGCGATGCTACAAGCTAAAGGTATTGATCTCATTGTTATGGCTGGATATATGCGACTCGTGACAAGCGTGCTCGTTGAGCCATATTATGGACGTATGATTAACATCCATCCTGCACTGCTGCCAGCTTTCCCAGGTATCAACGGAGTAGGGCAAGCGCTTGAATATGGGGCGAAGATCACTGGAGCTACCGTTCACTTCGTAGACGGCGGAACGGATACGGGTCCGATTATTGCTCAGCAAGCGGTACAGATCGATGATCAGGATACATTGGAAACGTTGGGAGCCCGGATACAGAAGGCCGAGTACGAGCTGTTACCTAAAGTCGTCGGCTGGATTGCAGAAGGTCGGGTATCCCTTGATGGACGGAAAGTAACGATTAACAATTGA
- the purM gene encoding phosphoribosylformylglycinamidine cyclo-ligase produces MSEAYKQAGVDIAAGNEAVERMKKHVKKTFRPEVLTGLGGFGGLFGLNKDKYEEPVLVSGTDGVGTKLKLAFAMDKHDTIGIDAVAMCVNDVIVTGAEPLFFLDYLACDKIIPEKIEAIVKGIADGCQQAGCALIGGETAEMPGMYHDGEYDIAGFTVGIVDRKKAIDGSTIQAGDAVIGLASSGIHSNGFSLVRRLLLEQKGYALTDKPSELEGKTLGDVLIEPTRIYVKQILKLLDSVTIKGMAHITGGGFIENIPRVLPEGVNVDITPGSWPVLPIFGLMQQAGSITDRDMYTTFNMGVGMVLVVPAEQAEQALALAQEQGEQAYRIGTVTEGSKVVTFEGVELP; encoded by the coding sequence TTGTCCGAAGCGTACAAGCAAGCCGGAGTCGACATCGCAGCGGGTAACGAAGCTGTAGAACGAATGAAGAAACACGTAAAGAAGACGTTTCGTCCAGAAGTGCTGACGGGGCTCGGCGGATTCGGCGGGCTATTCGGTTTGAACAAGGACAAGTATGAGGAGCCTGTTCTCGTTAGTGGAACTGATGGCGTAGGCACTAAGCTAAAGCTGGCGTTCGCAATGGATAAGCACGATACAATCGGTATCGATGCAGTAGCGATGTGCGTCAATGATGTAATCGTTACTGGCGCGGAGCCTCTCTTTTTCCTTGATTACTTGGCATGTGACAAAATCATTCCAGAGAAAATCGAAGCGATCGTTAAAGGAATAGCCGATGGCTGCCAGCAAGCAGGCTGTGCTCTAATCGGTGGCGAAACAGCGGAAATGCCAGGCATGTACCATGACGGTGAGTACGATATTGCTGGTTTTACAGTGGGTATCGTTGATCGCAAGAAAGCCATTGATGGTTCCACCATTCAGGCTGGCGATGCGGTTATCGGACTTGCATCAAGTGGTATTCACTCCAATGGATTTTCTCTTGTACGTAGACTTCTGCTTGAGCAGAAGGGCTATGCCCTGACAGACAAGCCTTCTGAGCTTGAAGGGAAAACGCTCGGAGATGTTCTTATCGAGCCAACTCGTATTTATGTGAAGCAAATCCTTAAGCTGCTGGACAGTGTAACGATCAAGGGTATGGCTCATATCACAGGTGGCGGATTTATCGAGAACATTCCACGTGTATTGCCGGAAGGCGTTAACGTTGATATTACCCCTGGCTCTTGGCCAGTGCTTCCTATATTCGGGCTTATGCAGCAAGCAGGCAGCATTACCGATCGTGATATGTATACGACATTCAACATGGGAGTCGGCATGGTGCTTGTCGTTCCTGCTGAGCAAGCTGAACAAGCTTTGGCGCTTGCGCAAGAGCAAGGTGAGCAGGCTTATCGGATAGGTACTGTGACTGAAGGCTCCAAGGTCGTAACTTTCGAAGGTGTTGAACTGCCATGA